From the genome of Nicotiana sylvestris chromosome 1, ASM39365v2, whole genome shotgun sequence:
CTATTTCGTATTCACGCAAGATTCgggcaggggcggatttagggggcggAAGGGTGTTCACCCGAACccccttcgtcgaaaaattatattgtatatGTAAGGCAAAATCTgcttttttacctctatatattatgcTTTGAATCCCCTTGACACAACCAAAAACATAACTTGGTGGTCACGGGGGTTCAAAATCTTAATAAGGTCATTGATTCTATCCCCACTAGTTACAACTTTtgtaactttttctttttttgaatccTTTTGGCGGGAATCCTGCCTCAGCCACTGAATTCGGGGAAGGTTCGcaccaaaaaaaaattattgatagCCTACCCTTATACAAACATCTTCTATTCCGTATTCATACAAGATTCGAAAAAAATTCTATCTAAAAAGATATAATATAGGCAGCCTACTCTTATGTATCTTTTATTTAATATTCATGCAAGTATTGAGAAGGTCGCACCTTTTGTTTTAAAAGGCAGAATTAAGACTCGTCCAGGACTCGCTCCGGGGCGGAGCACTCGTAAAACACCCCTGGACTTATATGTGGGGCTTGGTTCCGTGAGACTTACGCCTCGGCTATCGGGGCTTATGTCCCAGACACGCCCAACGTCCGGCGTACTGGCTCACCTAATAGAACTTTATGCAATTGTATGTAACTAACCGTGTAAAtcttcaaattttcttaataaatcatTGACCACTCAAAATTACTTTTTCCTAAGTATAAATTATTAAGTTAGGAGTAttgtcataattaaaataaaaattattgtgTGTTATCCACTAAGATTGCTAGTTAATTTTAAATAGCTCTTtcatttaaaaagtatttatttattaactgTTGTTATGTCTTTACTATATAATAGTccataattttttataattatttttctaattttttttcacGTTTACGAGATACAATACTTGTTAATTGAATAGCTTAGTATTAGCTAGTAACTATGtacaaataattagttatcatatggtgaattatgtgtcactttattaacttgttaaaatttaaaaatgaaTGATGCTTgagaatcatatttaaattatgaattatattttatataaattttctttcaaatagaaagcatattaaataaaaggagtattttaagaaaaatatcaaattataatgtcgaaattctttcaagattcattactcCTTAAGAGATACATATAAAATGTCGTATCgaatacattacttttgatgtttgagttgtaaCGACATTGCAACTATTTacatattatgatatatgtcatacttttcgtattattcataattgaattataatttattaatattttaaatatattatttgttataattttgtgattttaatgtaattttataattattgtttATTTAATACTATCTTAAaattcttaaaattaataaaatttaaagATCCGTGGGATTTACGCCCTATGTCTCAGGGTTTACGCTTCGCCTCGTCAGAGATAAAACGTCTCGCCTCACGCGCGCCGTTTTTTAAAACATTGGTCGCACCCAAAAATATATAATATTGCCGGCCTACCCTGACGGGGACATCTTCTACGGCTGGAACATATCTCCCTTCTTCTTGACCAAAAAACCAAACACATTATTCAAGTAACAAACCACCTACCCACCATTACCCCCCACCCCCACAACCCCACATCTCCATTCTTCCTCTATTTATGCACCCACTACCCTAACATCCCAACCCCCTAACCATCAATGGCTTTCCACCACCACTACCTCATTCTCCACCTCCTCCTACTCTTAACTTCCCTTACCTTCACTTTCTCAGATGATGCTTCTGTTATGTCAAAACTTCTTTCATCTCTTTCTCCACCACCTTCTGGTTGGTCAACTTCTCAACCTTTCTGTTCTTGGAAAAATGTCAACTGTGATAAATCCTCTACTACTGTAACTTCCATTAATCTTGATTCGCAATCTGTTTCTGGTTCTTTACCTCCTGAACTTAAccaactttccaatcttaaaaCTCTTTCTGTTCAAAACAACCAACTTTCTGGTCCTTTACCTTCTTTTTCAAACATGTCAAACTTAGCTGAAATTTTCTTGGACAATAATCAATTCACTTCTGTTCCTCAAGGTTTCCTTTTGGGGGTTCCAAATTTAGTAACTTTAAGTATTAGTGAAAATGGAAAACTCTCTCCTTGGCAAATTCCTACGTACTTAACTGAAAGTACAAATTTAGGGTCTTTTTATGCTAGTAATTCTAGTATTATTGGTGTTATTCCTgatttttttgattcttttccTAATTTAATGAACTTGAGGTTGTCTTATAATAATCTTACTGGTTCTTTGCCTGCTTCTTTTAGGGGTTCTGAAATTAGGAATCTTTGGTTGAATAATCAGCTTAAAGGGTTATCAGGTACTATTAATGTCATTGAAAATATGACACAATTGTCTCAAGTTTGGTTACATGCTAATTCTTTTACTGGTAGTATACCTGATTTATCAAATTGTGAGAGTATATTTGATTTGCAATTAAGGGATAATCAGTTTACTGGTGTTGTTCCTGAGTCTGTTATGACTCTTCCCAAATTATTAAATATTACTTTGCAGAATAATAAGTTGCAGGGTCCAATGCCTCAGTTTAAAGATGGGGTTAAGTTTAATCTTGGAACTACAAATAGTTTTTGTAAAGATAGTCCTGGACCTTGTGATCCACAGGTTACTGCTCTTCTTGATGTAGCTAGTGGTTTTGGATATCCGGTTTCGTTGGCCGAGTCTTGGAAAGGAAACGATGCTTGTAAAGATTGGAGTTTTATTAGTTGTGATACAACAAGGAAGAATGTGACTGTTGCTAACTTAGGTAAGCGTGGGTTTTCGGGTACTATTTCGCCTGCTTTTGTGAAATTGACTTCTTTGAGGAACTTGTTTTTGAATGATAATAATCTTACTGGTACAATTCCGGAGAGCTTGACAACTTTGCCTAATTTACAAGTTCTTGATGTGTCTAATAACAATTTGTCTGGACCTATACCTTTGTTTCCGGCTAGTGTGAAATTTACTCATACTGGTAACTTATTTCTTGGGAAGAATATAAGTAGCGGTGGTGGAGGAAGTGGATCTGGAGGTTCCGGATCAAATTCTGGTAGTCCTGGTGAAAATTCGTCGGGAGGTTCAAAGAGACCTTCAGTTTCAGCTGGAATGATTGCCGGTGTTGTTATAGCTGCTGTTGTTTTCGTTTTAGTTGTGTTGTTTGTGTCTTACAAATGTTACATGAAGAGACGCCATAAGAGATTTGGAAGGGTTGAGACTCCGGAGAAAAGCAATGAAATGGTCAATGAAATGGTTAAGTCTACTGTCCCTAGTGTTGTGGGCGGTTCAAATGGATATACCGGAGTCCCTAGTGAGTTACAGAGTCAGAGCAGCGGTGATCATAGTGAGATACCAGTTTTTGAAGGCGGAAATATTGCCATTTCTATCCAAGTCCTTCGGCAAGTGACAAACAACTTCAGTGAAGAAAATATCTTGGGGAGAGGAGGGTTTGGAGTTGTTTATAAGGGCGAATTACACGATGGGACTAAGATCGCGGTGAAGAGGATGGAATCTGGGCCAATGGGTAATAAAGGAATGAATGAATTCCAAGCAGAAATTGCGGTTCTTACCAAAGTCAGGCATAGGCATTTGGTTGCTCTACTTGGTTCGTGTGTTAATGGAAATGAGAGGCTTTTGGTGTACGAGTATATGCCGCAAGGAACTTTGAGTCAGCATTTGTTTGAATGGCAAGAATTCGGCTACAAACCTCTTACTTGGAAAGAGAGGGTGACAATAGCGTTGGATGTGGCGAGAGGGGTTGAATACCTGCATAGCTTAGCTCAACAAAGTTTCATTCATAGAGATTTGAAACCCTCAAACATCCTTCTCGGAGATGACATGAGAGCCAaggttgcagattttggtttGGTTAGGAACGCCCCTGATGGGAAATATTCTGTTGAGACCCGATTGGCTGGAACTTTTGGCTATCTTGCACCGGAATATGCGGGTAAGTGTTTCCGCGTCATGTCTCATTACATCTTTTTTATCTGAAAACTGATTTGCATGCCCCTGATCTAAAGCTGTAGATTTTAAGCAAAATTAAAAAGTATCCGGTCATCAGCATTCATAGACGTTGTTATCGTCATCACGTTAAAGACATAAGGATATAATGTTAGTAATAGTTAAGTGAGTTCCATACATAAATGCTGCTTTGTCATTAGTCCTAATTGGTAACCAGAACATGATTCTCGTCTTGACGCGAGTTCTACATCTAAAGACTCTCGTTGGCAGAGTAATGGCTTGTTGCTTGCATGTTTGTACTTGTTTTGTCTTGTATTCCACCACCTTTAATCTGTTGTTTGTATCTTAGGATATCTGTATGCTATTTTTACAAAAGATAATTTTCAATCTCATATGAATCAACACTCGAGTTATTCCACTAAACATCTCCTTTTTATTACAGCTACAGGACGAGTCACAACCAAAGTAGACGTTTATGCTTTCGGGGTTGTTTTGATGGAGATCATTACCGGAAGAAAAGCATTAGACGAGACCATGCCAGATGAGAGGTCTCATTTGGTAACATGGTTCCGCAGAGTCCTTATCAGCAAAGACAACCTACGAAAGGCTATTGACCCGATACTAGATCCTGATGATGAAACATATGAGAGTATTTCCAAAGTTGCTGAGTTGGCTGGCCACTGCACTGCTCGTGAACCTTTTCAGCGGCCTGATATGGGACATGCTGTAAACGTTCTTGGTCCCCTTGTCGAACAGTGGAAGCCTACAAGAAATGAAGATGACGATGGCTATGGCATTGACCTTGACATGAGTCTTCCTCAAGCCCTTCAAAGGTGGCAAGCTGATGAAGGAACTTCAAGAATGTTCGATGACGTCTCGATCAGTGACACACAGTCGAGCATACCCTCAAAACCTTCCGGATTTGCAGATACTTTCAATTCAACAGACTGCAGATAAAATTTTGGTAACAGGTCGAGCCATGCCACGCCTCGGATGGTTTTTATCCTATGTGGATCAACATACAGTATGCCAATTCATTTGATTAATTGGTTTCTTCTTCTCAATGTCATTTGCTTCTTATGTAGTTACATCACCTTTTGTAACAAAGTTATATTATAGTCTAGACTAGATGCAAGGTGTGATAACAGAAGGTTCAAGTCAGGTGAATGTAActtttttcttttgcctttttgGGAGACAGAAAATTGTATCAAATTCTTTCATATTATATGGTCAGTGTAAATAGAATTGAGCTTCATATTTTCTTTATACCTTATGTTACTCCAAGATTTGATTTAGTTTACACTATTAGCCAGCATGGTACTAATTAAGTCCTATGTTAATTCTGATCAGCCCGATGCACAAAGCATTCCGCATTCATGTAGGGTCTGGGAAAGGATCGTACTAAAAGGGGTGTAATGTAGCGGCCTATCTTGATGCAAGCATTAATGGATGATTTCACGGCTCGAACtcatgacctataggtcacactgAAACAACTTTACCATTGCTCTAAGGCTACCCTTCCTCCCATCTTAATTGAGATTAGTTAAAATAACTAATTCACGGTGCACAAAGCATTTCGCATTCTCGCaaggtccggggaagggccgcaccTAAAAGGGTGTAATGTAGGCAGCCTACCTTGAAGGGGGAAAGGCTGCACCTAAAAAGGTGTAATGTAGGCAGTCTACCTTGACTCAAGCATCAATAGCCGATTTCACGACTTAAACCCGTGATCTATAACTCACACTgggacaactttaccgttgctccaactCTCCTTCCTCCTATGTTAATTGGGGTTAGTTAAAATTAATTATATTCTCTGAGAGAAAGTTGTATAaatttccttatttatttatttttttcattttgagaGAGGGTTCTTGTCTTTTCTTGAAGATATGATTTTTCAGAACCACAAAGATTTCTGTAGGTTAAAACAAATTTTTGCTGGATCTATGCTGTCACACTGACCTATATTCTTCTGTTTTTCTTGCTTGGTTTCTTATGCTGTTgttgaaaaaaataatatttatcaaAAGGGTTTATAAGATTGAAAGTCATATTTCACATGGGGGATGACTGTTGAGAAAGAATATATGTAAGTAGACtattgtattatttatttatttatttatttatgttattacTTTTTTGTGAAGTTGTGGTGCACATGTAGTGGGGACCTTTTGTCAATCCTTGTAGGTCGGTTTTTGTTAGGAATTGATTGGCTTTAATGTGTAAAATAACTAGAGTAcccaaaaaatatatttactaTGATATTGACAGGGCATTAAggttgatttttttgttttttgtttgtaATGGCAATTAATTTCATATTAAAGATTAAATAGACGTTATAGATACCAATCTGAAATATTATCTTCTTGTTGGTTCCCTcgacaacccccccccccccccccccccaaaaaaaaaaaagaaaaactaatttgGCCATTGTACGACTTTATTGGCACATACAACAATCTAAGTACGCTAAATATTATAGCACCTAAGACTTCAGAGAGTAAAACCAATATAATCTGGAA
Proteins encoded in this window:
- the LOC104241249 gene encoding receptor-like kinase TMK4 isoform X1; amino-acid sequence: MAFHHHYLILHLLLLLTSLTFTFSDDASVMSKLLSSLSPPPSGWSTSQPFCSWKNVNCDKSSTTVTSINLDSQSVSGSLPPELNQLSNLKTLSVQNNQLSGPLPSFSNMSNLAEIFLDNNQFTSVPQGFLLGVPNLVTLSISENGKLSPWQIPTYLTESTNLGSFYASNSSIIGVIPDFFDSFPNLMNLRLSYNNLTGSLPASFRGSEIRNLWLNNQLKGLSGTINVIENMTQLSQVWLHANSFTGSIPDLSNCESIFDLQLRDNQFTGVVPESVMTLPKLLNITLQNNKLQGPMPQFKDGVKFNLGTTNSFCKDSPGPCDPQVTALLDVASGFGYPVSLAESWKGNDACKDWSFISCDTTRKNVTVANLGKRGFSGTISPAFVKLTSLRNLFLNDNNLTGTIPESLTTLPNLQVLDVSNNNLSGPIPLFPASVKFTHTGNLFLGKNISSGGGGSGSGGSGSNSGSPGENSSGGSKRPSVSAGMIAGVVIAAVVFVLVVLFVSYKCYMKRRHKRFGRVETPEKSNEMVNEMVKSTVPSVVGGSNGYTGVPSELQSQSSGDHSEIPVFEGGNIAISIQVLRQVTNNFSEENILGRGGFGVVYKGELHDGTKIAVKRMESGPMGNKGMNEFQAEIAVLTKVRHRHLVALLGSCVNGNERLLVYEYMPQGTLSQHLFEWQEFGYKPLTWKERVTIALDVARGVEYLHSLAQQSFIHRDLKPSNILLGDDMRAKVADFGLVRNAPDGKYSVETRLAGTFGYLAPEYAATGRVTTKVDVYAFGVVLMEIITGRKALDETMPDERSHLVTWFRRVLISKDNLRKAIDPILDPDDETYESISKVAELAGHCTAREPFQRPDMGHAVNVLGPLVEQWKPTRNEDDDGYGIDLDMSLPQALQRWQADEGTSRMFDDVSISDTQSSIPSKPSGFADTFNSTDCR
- the LOC104241249 gene encoding receptor-like kinase TMK4 isoform X2, with translation MTQLSQVWLHANSFTGSIPDLSNCESIFDLQLRDNQFTGVVPESVMTLPKLLNITLQNNKLQGPMPQFKDGVKFNLGTTNSFCKDSPGPCDPQVTALLDVASGFGYPVSLAESWKGNDACKDWSFISCDTTRKNVTVANLGKRGFSGTISPAFVKLTSLRNLFLNDNNLTGTIPESLTTLPNLQVLDVSNNNLSGPIPLFPASVKFTHTGNLFLGKNISSGGGGSGSGGSGSNSGSPGENSSGGSKRPSVSAGMIAGVVIAAVVFVLVVLFVSYKCYMKRRHKRFGRVETPEKSNEMVNEMVKSTVPSVVGGSNGYTGVPSELQSQSSGDHSEIPVFEGGNIAISIQVLRQVTNNFSEENILGRGGFGVVYKGELHDGTKIAVKRMESGPMGNKGMNEFQAEIAVLTKVRHRHLVALLGSCVNGNERLLVYEYMPQGTLSQHLFEWQEFGYKPLTWKERVTIALDVARGVEYLHSLAQQSFIHRDLKPSNILLGDDMRAKVADFGLVRNAPDGKYSVETRLAGTFGYLAPEYAATGRVTTKVDVYAFGVVLMEIITGRKALDETMPDERSHLVTWFRRVLISKDNLRKAIDPILDPDDETYESISKVAELAGHCTAREPFQRPDMGHAVNVLGPLVEQWKPTRNEDDDGYGIDLDMSLPQALQRWQADEGTSRMFDDVSISDTQSSIPSKPSGFADTFNSTDCR